In Erigeron canadensis isolate Cc75 chromosome 1, C_canadensis_v1, whole genome shotgun sequence, a single window of DNA contains:
- the LOC122586420 gene encoding putative F-box/LRR-repeat protein 23 — protein MSISSSSANLNLKNQKRDWLDLPSDVTANILQRVGVSDILEDAQKVCTAWRKICKDPCMWKVIKIVSFDDKMMGKKAVDRSQGQLVDISICSCNDQLLSYVANRSRQLRRLEVVLHFDDELRRISEHLMKFSLLEEFNLYSAGKSWKKSFIETAGRYCPMLKTLKLNQTPCNRLIGDNANEVAIAIGENLHGLRHLELNGNNMSNIGLQAILDGCVCLETLDLRKCMRIDLNGDTGTRCFEQIRCVKLPSDSLEGSPHEDIYEENIVPDYNLFYYYAPELFDGYISQ, from the exons ATGTCAATATCATCATCTTCTGCTAATTTAAAtctgaaaaaccaaaaaagggATTGGTTAGATCTCCCATCCGATGTAACGGCAAATATACTTCAGAGAGTTGGTGTGTCTGACATACTTGAGGATGCCCAAAAAGTGTGCACCGCTTGGCGTAAGATTTGCAAAGACCCTTGTATGTGGAAGGTCATCAAAATTGTATCTTTTGATGACAAAATGATGGGTAAGAAAGCAGTGGATAGAAGCCAAGGCCAATTAGTTGACATAAGCATATGTTCTTGCAATGATCAACTTCTTTCATATGTCGCAAATAG GTCGAGGCAGCTTAGACGTCTTGAAGTTGTACTTCATTTTGATGATGAGCTTAGAAGAATATCTGaacatttaatgaaattttcATTATTGGAGGAATTCAACCTTTACTCAGCCGGAAAAAGCtggaaaaaaagttttattgaaACTGCCGGTCGGTATTGCCCCATGCTTAAAACACTTAAACTGAATCAAACACCATGTAATCGTTTGATCGGAGATAATGCTAATGAGGTAGCCATAGCTATTGGGGAAAACTTACATGGGTTAAGGCACCTTGAACTCAATGGAAACAACATGTCCAATATTGGGTTGCAAGCGATTCTTGATGGTTGTGTTTGCCTTGAAACACTTGACTTGCGTAAGTGCATGAGAATTGATCTCAATGGAGATACCGGAACACGATGTTTTGAACAGATTAGATGTGTAAAACTCCCTAGTGATTCTCTTGAAGGAAGTCCACATGAAGACATTTATGAAGAAAACATTGTGCCTGATTATaacttgttttattattatgctCCTGAACTGTTTGATGGATACATCAGTCAATAA